A single genomic interval of Candidatus Bathyarchaeota archaeon harbors:
- a CDS encoding ParB N-terminal domain-containing protein — MSRTEILPTVSIERLRPHEQTDPYRLRGMIKQLARDGYQKDPIIIEDEHLIILDGHHRVSALKILGYSKVLAHKVNYGDENIVLKTWYPVVMGSKSRLINVLRPHIESQEPHRPIGSDGGPILIVGGREYFLKANRNTIMNLLLGRFKIEYVSDLDHAKDLAYNSEYAGSIVFGAISKRDVIEAALSGKILPPKTTQHIIPNRPMDWFAPLEMLRDGVQSSEIQIKNE; from the coding sequence TTGTCTAGAACAGAGATTCTACCAACGGTCAGCATCGAGAGATTGAGACCACATGAACAGACAGATCCCTACAGGCTCCGTGGGATGATAAAGCAACTAGCAAGAGATGGGTATCAGAAAGACCCCATCATCATCGAAGATGAACACCTGATAATTCTGGATGGTCACCACAGAGTCAGCGCCCTCAAGATTCTAGGATACTCAAAGGTCCTTGCGCATAAAGTAAACTATGGGGATGAGAATATAGTATTGAAGACATGGTATCCAGTTGTGATGGGTTCCAAGAGTAGACTCATAAATGTCTTGAGACCACACATTGAAAGTCAAGAACCGCACCGACCCATAGGATCCGATGGGGGCCCAATATTGATCGTTGGTGGAAGAGAGTACTTTCTGAAAGCCAATAGGAACACAATAATGAATTTGCTGCTTGGAAGGTTCAAGATAGAGTATGTCTCTGATCTGGATCATGCCAAAGACTTGGCATATAATAGTGAATATGCAGGATCGATCGTCTTCGGAGCCATAAGTAAGAGGGATGTTATAGAGGCAGCGTTATCAGGAAAGATTCTTCCCCCAAAGACAACCCAACACATTATTCCAAATAGACCCATGGATTGGTTCGCACCCCTCGAAATGTTAAGGGACGGTGTACAATCTAGCGAAATCCAAATAAAGAATGAGTAA